The Cydia amplana chromosome 1, ilCydAmpl1.1, whole genome shotgun sequence DNA segment aatattgaagtggggctcccatacactaaacgtgatttttttgccgttttttgcgtaatggtacggaacccttcatgcgcgagttcgactcgcacttggccatcTTCTTCGTCTTCATGCATTCATTACGGCATTAGTGTAACTCATAATTAACCATACATTGCATCAGGTCTTTCGGCATAGTTAGGTGGCATTACAGAATTTACAGAAACCGAATTGTTATTTTCAGGGGATATGTTTGAAATCCGCATAGTATGGAACAGTGACACCGCAGTTTTGACAGGAGCATTTGCGCTGGCCGGCGGGCTTGTGGGGGGCTATGCGGGGGGCAGGATGGGCGCCGCCCTTGGGGCTGGTATTGGCAGTGCAGCGGGCCTTGGAGTCTCTAGTAAGTATATTTACGAACAGTACTCTTCTGGAGATGGGATGTAGTGACAGAAAGACAGGAGCCAGATGGATGGGTGTCAaaacagaacaagtagaatggcgatgcgagcagggtacgtgtcgccgccggttatgagcaaacgctcgcatgctagtactcgcccgcgctgaccgaaaaacgtaaacatgccttttgcgccacaataacgttcagattaagaagccagacatcaaatctgtctaaaggaggcgtatccattcaccaggcacacaagtttttactactgtTGCACgagaaatgtggagaggaacgagcggcgacaccggttccgatactaactgcgcgcgatagccattctaacctctttaatatgttctgtgggtgTCAAAGAGACTGCAATAACgtgaaaatatatgaaaaaggcatcctcgtaagtccccatgcacttgtacaagtacaaattaaactcGAGTTATGAACTGATcttatagaaataaaaaaagttcCAAAATCAAAAGCGACAAAATTGCCttgggtcttacgaggttaaGTCCAGCAGTGAAAGCAAATATGCTGTGAAATAAAGAGGAATTATGTTGTTCtgctaaatatttattaaaagtaaGGTAGGCCAAGTTATATATAAAACTAGATAGGCATtgggtataataaaataaaaaaatacacagcctGTGTATTCACTGTTAATGAACccaccgtttttagggttccgtagccaaatggcaaaaaacggaacccttatagattcgtcatgtctgtctgtctgtccgtctgtccgtctgtccgtccgtatgtcacagccacttttctccgaaactataagaactatactgttgaaacttggtaagtagatgtattctgtgaaccgcattaagattttcacacaaaaatagaaaaaaaacaataaatttttggggttccccatacttcgaactgaaactcaaaaatttttttttcatcaaacccatacgtgtggggtatctatggataggtcttcaaaaatgatattgaggtttctaatatcatttttttctaaactgcatagtttgcgcgagagacacttccaaagtggtaaaatgtgtgtccccccccctgtaacttctaaaataagagaatgataaaactaaaaaaaatatatgatgtacattaccatgtaaacttccaccgaaaattagtttgaacgagatctagtaagtagttttttttttatacgtcataaatcgcctaaatacggaacccttcatgggcgagtccgactcgcacttggccgctttttttcttctTCAGCCTACGTATCCTTGCGAGAAATCTGGGCGTCAGTGAAACACCAGCTCAAAGAGATCCTCTTCATCATCTTCAACTACCTGCGACGCTTGGACCCCGTGGACTACTACCACGCCTTCGAGCTTGTCCTGGCCTGTACGGCTAGTCGGAGGGAACTGGTGATGACTATATTGGACTTCATGGCTTCTAAGTTGGGGAAGGAGGTATTGTCCAGTATTACTGCAGCGTAGTACTGTTGAGGCTGTTTTTTTAGTAAGTGGAGGTTGAGATAATTTTAGCTTTGTGTTTAACTTTTTAACAGTGCGATGGCGCTTGTTTATAGGAGGATAGGGTTGCAACATtgcactttattattattttgtaaatacaacagcaacactcctaactgtacattggtggaccttattacaaaaagcaTAAGGTCCGATGTACAGTTGGCAGTGGGCGGTGGTACTGGTGAATGTTTTCCTAATACCTagattgttatttttatttggacATTTAACATTGGTTTATATTAACCAGCATATCTTTAATAATGATATAATTTAGCATACTTGGACAATTTACCGGTGATGTAGAGTATTGttgagtaataaataataaactaataaataatatatttagatTGTTGTATGTCAACTCACTTGCGAGGCTAACACAGTTTCTCTGTGattaaaagcaaaataaatttaaaatatatatccttatgattatataataaaaatgctttttttatgttcaatagggttttttatttattttggataagtaagttgtttttaaattatgattacttacataatatgtaaatctttttcattagtaaaatttggaaaataTGTTTTCAgtataatacctaataaaatattccGAATTTTTAGAAATTGTACTACTTAATTGTGCCTTAGAAatcataataaatgtaatatatcTATGTTATCTTTATAAAAGCCTACTGCATGGTCCGACagtcaaataattaaaaaatatattgtaatattttcatatcattgtttattgtatttttagtgGCTATTTCAGTAAAACTCATGCCTACTGGGCAGATTAGAAAAGTGCACCCACGgtgtttgttttatattttatcttatctaaaaatattatcttatatAGGTAGCTTAGAATGTGATCTAATTTTTGCTCAACATACATTTTTCAGTTACAAATTAAGGTTACCGTCCACCGCAGATGAGCGACGCGAGGCGGTgcttaagggctgatttagacggcgcgcgaactcgcatgcgattttagttacattgcggactgttggttacgtccaattcaaccgaccgatcaaaacccgatatgtaatgaaactcgcatgcgacttctcgcatcgtctaaatgagccctaagaatCCACTACAATGTGCGGAAGAccgacatatattttttttgcttcGGAAGGCCGTCATAGGTCAGGAACTCTCGTATTTGAATACGTACTTCGCTTAGACACAGTCAGAAGGAAGAGCTTCGCTTCTGCTCTACTGACcttctgtacagtcagcagcagaagttgttaagcgggcgaggtgtcatAAATTAACtagacgcgctcttattctcttaacaataaagtcgcgtcaagatcattttgaacaccttgcccgcttataactgttgctgctgactgtatgtggaGCATGTGTACAAACGGAAAAGTGAAGCGACCAAAGAGCTTGTAGACGGTCTTACCTCATCCTGATAGAGACGGTCTTTGCCACGGTATGAACACGAACCAATAGGAACGTTATCACGCGCCGCGCCGCTATATTGCTTGTTTCTCGTGGACGGCCGCCCTTAGGGTTGTGGTTGATTATTTTGTAGCTAATTTTAAGGTTTTAATTGTGGTGACTTATGAATACACTTGTTTGGGGAAATAAATGGTTTTTGTTATTGTTGTCCCGATCATGATGCCGGCGGTGCCAGCGGGGTAgaaataagtataattatgcGCGCGCTATagattatagtttgtcaaaggactgtctcatttcaaacatagacagaatgatactatctttatcttacactagtactagcagagTACCAGCACccaaaataaaaggatgagtatagttttcctggttcttactgactgacaaattgatttgaccaactatagataGGAAATGACGGGTTAATGTATTGAAATCTACGTGCTTGGCGTCcttttttacccgactacggcaacgcaaaaggagggttatgattttgaccTGTATGTTTATAGAGGAGGAGAGAAACCAAAAGAAAATTGTTTTAACTGGTTTATTCAGTGCGTTTTCACAGGAACAACATAACTATGAAACTATCACTTTTCTAAATCTAAGCCAGGAGTTCTTAACCAGTGGGGCGTATAAAGCTATATCAATAAAACCCGTAGATTATTACTTTACTACTATAAAACTATAAGGTTTTTTAAAAATCGAAATATCTttaaaccctttgaacgccacgcctatcgtgtgcgtgtcatcgtgaaccttgtcggaatgcacaaaggttgatattggggcgtagccgcgcgcgtcagttgacgtcctTGGCGCTCAAAGGTTTCGATAAAAGGTTGAGAACCCCTGATCTAAGGCAACATTCGTAGACTCTACAAGTGTATAAACAATTTGTACCAAATAAACTTGTACTCTTGACAGTTACATACTATACCTACAATTGACGGATACGCTGGCTATGTGCACGACAGTGGCGCCCGCGTAGCGGTTATGAGACATTAATTATTTGATAGTTGACAGTTGTCAAAtagtatctaatacctttaaacgagcaagtctcgtttgtttatttatttatatatatatggggatctcggaaacggctctaacgatttcgatgaaatttactacatATATCTagctaatacctttaaacgagcaagtcttgattttttatttgtttatttatatatatatttcggggatctcggaaacggctctaacgatttcgatgaaatttactacttacatatataattaTGGGGGTTTAAAAATCGATCAAGGtaggctaggtcttatctctgggaaaacgcgcatttttgagtttttacatatttttcgaacaaagttcggtctcccagatattgaataTGAACGAGCCCACGATAGATCAAGTGTTATTGTCGCTTTTAGTGCCTCCACCATGTACAAGTACATCAAATAGCTAAACTGCATCAGTCTACAATCGTAATCTTTCTTAGTTAGCCTAGGTCGCAGGCAAGTATCGTttctattactaaaataaataaataaatataggacGAATCTTACTTCTACGTTAGGAATGTCTAGATCTTTTCACTGGCTAGAAAATAAGTACAAGGTTCACAGCTTTCTTCTAAATTAGGCTTAATGGTTATCtaaataaggtatattttaatgTACAATAACAATTTGACTACAAATGCTGTTAAAAAAgacattataaattatgaacccaaaaataatataagttttGGATATGGAATTCTAAATCAGATACTGACACCAGGTACTAAAGTTTACTAAGGTTGGTATTGCACCTGTCTAATTTCTTGTCCAATGTGCATGgtgtctcactctctcactaagcaaaatgtgagacgcaaatacacactGGACAAAGATAtcggacaggtggaataccaccctaagtcATGACAGTTTGAGCCctataaacaaaatataaattaaaaatataataagctAATTTTAATTAACTTGTGTACAAATAAGTATCAGCATTTAAGAAGAATTAAAAATCTCCTTTACAACGAGTTAAGTAACTTAAAAATACGTGCAATAGGTACTATCTTAATCGGTTACtaaaaaccacagaataaaacaaaaaagtagGACAACATCAGTAACGCGTTACAACCATAATCATAAACTAAACCATACTTATATTCTAAATTCATGTCCACAAAAATGACAtgattatgtttaaaaaaacatgtaagtaccgaaaaaatatactaaaaaaaaaacacacttataaaagttataaattgGATTTAATCCAAAAccttagtaaataaataaataagttagtCATGTATCCGAAATGAGATTTCTGGTTTTTGCATAGAGGAATCTACAGTAAAAATACTGCAATCATTATAAagaacttgttaaaaaattaaatacctattttcaTCACTGGGTCatgtagcatgtgaaaaattgcCATTTGTAGTAGTGGGTAAAGTCTGCctaagccacagaataaataatagtactaagtacagaagactcactctctaacaaaacgcgtctgttacggtcagcacagatatggccgctaggtggcgacagcgccacgcgcggcttatggctttccccaaaattggggccgaacggatgtacttttagctacctgtagcaaagcgacgaaatcgcggagtgagccacgcctgtctaAGCTAATCCGGCATCGAATTTAACGTGACCAAGTGTGGGAGTGCTCCTATAAGAGTCACATCACGAGAACTTGAGGTATGGGTTATGACACCTTCACACTATGTCACTGAAAAACATGTGTAGAGTTATCAGGATCCCATTCTACACACATTTCTTTtactataaatacctacattatgtcGTATGTGCTTTTAAAGACAATATACAATGTATGTTTATGGTTCCGAAGAATTAATGCACAAGTAACCTTATTCCAAAACATTAGAGTGCAAAATTAAATAGCACGATCACATTTAAAACAACGAATCAACCTAGAAATAAGTATTAGTGTACTAGGTGATAAAGTAGACTCTGTGCGGTGCGCGTAAGGTTCATTGTTGCGGCTGGTCGTGGAACGCAGATTTTAGTTCATGGCGAACTTGTAGAACCATCGCTGACAATGTCAGTTTAATATAACAGTTGCATTTTCCATTATTTATGGTTCCGATAAAGCAAACCATAATTAAGCTTATTCCAAACAAATAAGGTGCAAAACTAAATGACAGGATCACAACAAacaactaacctaacctaaaaacAAATAGGTGTggtacagggatgttgcggatgcagattttttgacatccgcggatgcggatgcggatgcggatttttaaaggctcacatccgcggatgcggatgcggatgcggatgtcaagattaggtacttagaaaacgtcaaatattaaatttttagtattttttatttaaaaaaaccaaacgtttagtatttgagcaagaatataggtgcgttatatttaataaacagtaacttcgccgacttttctggatctagacgatttcgttataggtaatgacgaaattacctagcacttacgccgccgctaagacgttcctgtaccgacttgttcgacatccgcatccgcataagctccgcatcgattttatgcggatgcggatgcggatgttgaaaataatgcggatgttccgcggttgcggatgcggatgcggatgttcgcaacatccctggtgtggtAAAGTGAACTCTGTGCGGTGCGCGTAAGGTTCATTGTTGCGGCTGGTCGAGCATCGCGGATTTCAGTTCCAAGTCGAGCTTGTAGCATCATGGCATTGTCAGAGACAGTTGCATTCTCCATTATTTATGATTAACCTTATTCCAAACAAATAAGGTGCAAAACTAAATGACAGGATCACATCTAAACaacgtaacctaacctaaacattAGTAGGTGTAAAGTGGACTCTGTGCGGTGCGCGTAAGGTTCATTGTTGCGGCTGGTCGTGCAGCGCGGATTTTAGTTCCATGGCGAGCTTGTATCCCAGTTCGGGCCGTCGGTCGCGACCGTCTACCATTGCTGCCACCTAAAAAGATATTATGGTCGTATAACTCGTAGATTGATCAATATTTATCCGGAAGATAACAGTATTGTTAAGTGTGCGCACTGCATCAGATAAGTATAATGAGAGATCTAAAAGAAATTGTACATATCCTGTTACTACTCTTCGACCTACTTGTCCAAATACTAGTGTTGCGCCTCTTTCAATAATAACTCAAAGGGCAGCAATTAACATATATAGCAACAAGTTAACGAAAATGTGTACAATATACAGGAtggcgcattcagatcggtcagtatgggaaaatctgaaactataagacatacgacgatctcttcttaggaaccatgtcatcgattttagtaacaagaaaaactgcattcatacatttaaaaaaaatgtttactcagctcgggaatcgaacccggacgttttgaaaaaaaaaaaaatctaaaattatttctatttagttatcgattgtgtaggtcttaagcagtaaatgttactatgaaacatgatgtctgaaatgaataaaatgcattgttttcatatcctttaatttattttagtatgttttcgaaatggccaccatttttttcaatacattttacataaaaaaaatttaaatgtatgaatgcagtttttcttgttactaaaatcgatgacatggttcctaagaagagatcgtcgtatgtcttatagtttcagattttcccatactgaccgatctaaatgcgccaccctgtatactgtCTACAAAATGCCttcttatggcattaagttggCCTTTTATTCGCTAAcagtttctttttagggttccgtagccaaatggcaaaaaacggaacccttatagattcgtcatgtctgtctgtctgtccgtctgtccgtctgtccgtccgtatgtcacagccacttttctccgaaactataagaactatactgttgaaacttggtaagtagatgtattctgtgaaccgcattaagattttcacacaaaaatagaaaaaaaacaataaatttttggggttccccatacttcgaactgaaactcaaaaatttttttttcatcaaacccatacgtgtggggtatctatggataggtcttcaaaaatgatattgaggtttctaatatcatttttttctaaactgaatagtttgcgcgagagacacttccaaagtggtaaaatgtgtgtccccccccctgtaacttctaaaataagagaatgataaaactaaaaaaaatatatgatgtacattaccatgtaaacttccaccgaaaattggtttgaacgagatctagtaagtagttttttttttatacgtcataaatcgcctaaatacggaacccttcatgggcgagtccgactcgcacttggccgcttttttataatacagttgaaataaataagcaaaatgaggcacctgagggcctaccgcgaaccacgttcgacgtgttgcctccctgtcacacttgcgtacgaatttacaagtgcgacagagaggcaacacgtcgagcatggttcgcggtaggtccGCTGGTCTGAAATGACAACACTGTTATTGTTAATTATGGTGTTCTTAGTTTTATCGTTGTCGGCGAGGTCGAACGCAGGACACGTCAGAAATACAGGTATAATGCACTGTGTGTCTAATTACACGCATTATGACTAAGAGTACGCACGTGTGTGTAAGTGTGCGCACTAGTATGTTTGTTACCTGGTCTGTATTGACGATGACACCGTTATTGTTGATGATGGTGTTCTTAGTTTTCTCGATGTCAGCGAGGTCTACGCCGCGGGACGCGTCGTCTATCAGGATGGCGCGGTAGCCGATCGCGAGCGCGTCTGCGATTGTTGCGCCTGGAACAAAAATATTCTAATTATATTATCATTATGAGCAATGGGCGGACGACGGATGCAATATACGTCATGTTGTCTTATTTAAACCAATTTTAATTACGTATATCGTTTGACATGATTTTGACGTATATTGCATCCGTCGTCCGCCCATTAATTATGAGCTCATATTGTCCCATTGCTGGGCAAAAGCCTCCCCCCTATTCATCCACGTACCCCTATCATCTGAAGTCTCCCACCAGTCTCAAAGGCGTCAAGCTCATTCCGCCGTCTTCGATGAGGTCTAACGTGAAGCCTTTCAATTTGTGAGACCCAACGGGTGGCTGTTTTGGCCCGCAGACCATCCGTGATACAAAACACGAAATTTTAAGGGGTTATAGTTCAGCAGGGCAAATAGCCAAGGCGCGTGTTGCATG contains these protein-coding regions:
- the LOC134652473 gene encoding uncharacterized protein LOC134652473; the protein is MAMELQPFLHEVRYDQTWLEQVLLQLGDMFEIRIVWNSDTAVLTGAFALAGGLVGGYAGGRMGAALGAGIGSAAGLGVSTYVSLREIWASVKHQLKEILFIIFNYLRRLDPVDYYHAFELVLACTASRRELVMTILDFMASKLGKEVLSSITAA